Genomic DNA from Modestobacter versicolor:
GGCGCCCCTTGACCCCGTCGCCGGCCTCGTACCCGTACTTCCCGCGCACCCGCTGGTCGCCGCCGGAGCAGAAGGCCCAGCCGCCGTCCTTCTCGCTGGGCCCGTTGCCGGTGAGCAGCACGCAGCCGACGTCGGTGGACAGCCGCGCGTGCTCGAACACCGCGAGCAGCTGGTCGACCGTCTGCGGCCGGAAGGCGTTGCGCACCTCGGGCCGGTCCAGCGCGATCCGCACCACCCCGGCGTCCACGGCCCGGTGGTAGGTGACGTCGGTGAGCTGCTCGAAGCCCTCGACCGGCTCCCAGGCAGCGGGGTCGAAGATCTCCGAGACGTCGGCGCGCGCACTCACGTCCCCGAACCTAGTGCTCTGCTGCCCACCGGGCAGCAGAGCACGAGTGCCGGCGGACTGGTCTGATGGCGACGTGGAGCTCCGGGTCGGCACGCTGAACCTCGCCTCCGGCCGGGACGGCGGTGGTCGCTCGGTCGACGCCGCCGGGTTGCGCGCCGCCCTGGCCGACGTGGACGCCGACGTCCTCGCCGTCCAGGAGGTCGACGTGGGGCAGCCGCGGTCGCACGGGGTCGACCAGCCGGCCGAGGTGGCGGCCGCGCTGGGTGCGAGCGACTGGCGCTTCGCCGCCGCGGTCACCGGCACCCCCGACCCGTTCCGCAGCTGGACGCCGGTCGACCCGCCGGTGCTGCGCGCGTCCTGGGAGACGCTGACCGGTCCGCACTACGGGATCGCGCTGGTCAGCCGGCTGCCGGTGCGGCGCTGGTCGGTGCTCCCGCTGGGCGCCGGGCGGGCGAAGCTGCCCCTGCAGGCGCCGGACCCGCGGACCGGGGAGACCCGCTGGTGGTGGTTCCCCGACGAGCCGCGGCTGGCGATCGCCGCCGAGCTGGAGCACGCCACCGTGGTCTCCACCCACCTCTCCTTCGCCCCGCACACCGCGCTGCGCCAGCTGACCCGGCTGCGCCGCTGGTGCGCGCGGTTGCCCGGCCCGGTCGTGCTGGCCGGCGACCTGAACCTGGTCGGCCCGGTGCCGGCCCGGGTGTTCGGCGCCCCGCGGCTGGTCAGCGAGCCGAGCTACCCGGCACCCGGGCCGCGGGTGCAGTTCGACCACCTGCTCGGCCGGGTCGCCGCCAGCCGCCCGGAGGTGCGCCGGCTGACGATCGGCGACCACCGGCTGGTCACCGTGTCGGTGCACCCCGGGTGACCGGCGCCCGGGCAGGTGGCAGTGGACCCCGGCCCAGAGGTCACGCCAGCAGCGGGCGGAGCACCGGCAGCGAGGCCGCGAAGCCGGGGTGCAGGTCGGGGAGCCCGTCGAGGGGGAACCAGCCGACGCCGGTGCTCTCCTCGTTCAACGCCAGGTCGGCCGGCTCCAACGGACCGGCCGGGGTGGCGAGCACGGTGGTGTAGCTCCAGCCGCCGTGGTCGTCGACGGACTCCTCGCCCAGGACGACGTCGGACCGGGTGAGCCCGAGCTCCTCCCCCGCCTCCCGCAGCGCGCCGTCGGCCGCGGACTCCGCGGGGTGCAGCGCGCCGCCGGGCGTGCCCCAGGTGCCGCCGTGGTGCGACCACCCGACCCGCAGCTGCAGCAGCACCTCGACGCCGGCGGCCCCGG
This window encodes:
- a CDS encoding endonuclease/exonuclease/phosphatase family protein — encoded protein: MELRVGTLNLASGRDGGGRSVDAAGLRAALADVDADVLAVQEVDVGQPRSHGVDQPAEVAAALGASDWRFAAAVTGTPDPFRSWTPVDPPVLRASWETLTGPHYGIALVSRLPVRRWSVLPLGAGRAKLPLQAPDPRTGETRWWWFPDEPRLAIAAELEHATVVSTHLSFAPHTALRQLTRLRRWCARLPGPVVLAGDLNLVGPVPARVFGAPRLVSEPSYPAPGPRVQFDHLLGRVAASRPEVRRLTIGDHRLVTVSVHPG
- a CDS encoding NUDIX domain-containing protein, whose amino-acid sequence is MHRSPTDGWTTCALGHRHWGLAGAAGLLLHRAGAAGVEVLLQLRVGWSHHGGTWGTPGGALHPAESAADGALREAGEELGLTRSDVVLGEESVDDHGGWSYTTVLATPAGPLEPADLALNEESTGVGWFPLDGLPDLHPGFAASLPVLRPLLA